The stretch of DNA GCTCCTCAGATCGAGCGACAGCTCGCCTCCCACGGCAGAATCCTCTCGGACGTCATGATCGACTTCCCCACCAGCCAGTACGGGTACGCCCCCGACCTGGCGATCGTCGCCCCCGGAGCCGAGCGCAACAGCCGCGACCGCTTCGAGTGGCACAGCTTGGAGGCGGTCATCGAGGTCGTCTCGCGGAGCAGCCGGGACAACGACTTCGCCAAGAAGTTCCACCTCTACGCGGAATGCGGCATCCCGCTGTACGTGGTCATCGATCCCGAGGACGGGGTCTGCACTGTCCACCGCGGCCCGACCAGGACCGGCAGCTACGAGGACGAGGTGAAGGTTCCCTTCGGCCAGGACCTCGTCCTGCCTCTCCAGGGGCGCGACATCACCATCGCGACGGACGGCTTCCCGAAGGCCGGGGACCTAGGCTGATCCCACGTGACAGCGCCGCCTCCGTTCATCCACCACCTCGGCGTCCTCGCCTCCGATTTCGAGGCGAGTGAGCGCTTTTACAGCGCCGCGCTCGGAGCCCTCGGGATCGGGATCGGCTACCGGGCCGACGGGGTCGCCGAGTACTGGCAGCCCTCGTGCGACACGCCCTCCCTTTCTCACGGCATGCTCCCCGGCACTGGCCCGAGTACCGCGCGTACTGCGCCTTCGTCAGCGACCCCGACGGCAACAACATCGAAGCCGTCCACAAGGAGGCCGCGGCCGCTCCGGGCGAGGCGTAGCGATCGTGGGCATTGCGGCGTACCGTTGACTCAGTCAAGGGTAACCGCCCTGAGGCCTGCCCCTGGAGGGATTCGCGATGCCGTACGCCTCCGATGCGCCCGTCCATGAGATCCGCGCCTTCAACCGCTTCTACACGAACCTCATCGGCGCCCTCGACTACAGCCGCCAGCTGTACGTCCCGTACACCCTCACCGAGGCCCGCGTCCTCTACGAGCTCAACCACGCCTCCCACCTCGACGCGGCCGACCTGCGTGCTGAACTCTCCCTCGACGCGGGGTACTTGAGCCGCCTGCTCGGCAAGCTGGAGAAGGCGGGGATCGTCGAGCGCGCGCCCTCCAAGCGTGATCCTCGGCGCCAGCGCATCACGCTCACCGTGCGGGGGCGCGAGACTGCCGCCCTGCTCGACGAGCGGTCCGACGAGGCTGTCGGTTCGCTGCTGTCGACCGTCCCCGCCGCCGAGCGGCCCCGCCTCGCGGACGCGATGCGCACCGTGCGGGAGATCCTGGGCGGCGGCAAGGGCGGGGCGGGCGCCTCGCGGCCCCTCCTCCGCGAGCCCGGTCCGGGTGATCTGGGGTGGATCGTGCAGCGCAACGCCGCCCTGTACGCGGCCGAGTTCGGGTTCAACACCGATTACGAGGGTCTTGTCGCCCGGATCATCGCCGACTACGCGGAGGATCACGACCCGCATCTGGAGCGGACGTGGATCGCCGAGCTCGACGGGCGGCCCGTGGGGTGCGTGATGTGCGTGCGCGACGACGCGCCGGGGACCGCCCGGCTGCGGCTCCTGCTCGTCGAGCCGGACGCGCGCGGGCACGGCATCGGGGATCAACTCGTGGGCGCGTGCGTCGAGTTCGCGCGCGGCGTGGGCTACCGCGAGATGGTCCTGTGGACCAACGACATCCTCGGCGCCGCCCGCGCCATCTACCAGCGGCACGGATTCGTCCTCGTCGACGAGAAGCCGCACCGCTCGTTCGGCGTCGACCTGCTGGGGCAGGACTGGCAACTACGCCTGGCGGAGACCCCCTAGGGTCTGCGTCATGAAACTCGCCTTCTCCACCCTCGGCGTGCCCGGCCTCCCCCTCGCCGACGTGCTGAACCTGGCCACCACCCACGGCTATCACGGCATCGAACTGCGCGCGCACCCCGAAGAACCGGTCCACCCGGGGATCAGCCTCACCGAACGGGCCGATGTGGCCGCCCAGTTCAAGGCCGCGGGCATCGAGATCCTCGGGATCTCCGGGTACGCGCGCGTGGCCGAACCCGGCGACGACGAGCCCGTCCTCGAAGACATACGGTCCCTGCTCACCCTCGCCCGCGACCTGGGCTCCCCCTTCATCCGCGTCTTCCCCGGCGGCGGCACCGAGCAGAGCGCCGATGAGGCCGACGCGACGGCCGCCCGGAGGCTCGGCACCGCGGCGGAGTACGCGGCGGACTTCGGCGTACGCATCCTCCTGGAGACGCACGACTCGCACCGCACGGGCGCCGCGGCGACCCGCGTGCTCGGCGCGGTCGGTCACCGGCACGCGGGCGCCCTGTGGGACGTGATGCACACCTGGCTCGGCGGCGAGTCTCCTGCCGACAGCCACGCGGCGCTCTCCCCGTACCTCGGCTACGTACAGGTGAAGGACATCGCGTCGGCCGACGACACGACGCCGCTCGGGCTCGGCGAGGGCGTCCTGCCGCTCGCCGAGTGCGTGGACGTGCTGCTCAGCGGGGAGCACCGGGACGGCTGGCTCTGCTGGGAGTACGAGAAGCGGTGGTACGAGGACGCGGCTCCGCTGCCCGAACTCCTGGGCCCGGGGCGGGACTTCCTGTCACGGCTTCTGAACCGCCACGCCTGACGTCGGCGCCCGAACCGCCACGCCTGACCCCCGCCAGGGACGTCAGGCTCACCCCGCCGACCAGGAGCGCCGCCGCGCACCAGCCAAGGGCGCTCACCGACTCGTCCAGGACCAGCGCCGCCGACGACATCCCGAACACCGGGACCAGGAGCGAGAAGGGAGCGACGGTCGACGCGGGGTGGTGGCGCAGCAGATGGCCCCAGGCGCCGAAGCCGAAGACCGTCGTGATCCACGCGACGTAGACGATGATGCCCGCGCCCTGCCAGTCCAGTGCGGCCAGGGCGTCGAGGTCTGCCGTCGGGCCCTCGAACAGCAGCGAGAGCCCGAGCAGCGGCAGGACCGGGACCGTGCTCACCCACACCATGAAGTTCAGCGGGTCGGGCGGGGAGGCCTTGCGGGTCAGGACGTTCGACGCGCCCCAGCAGGCCGCGGCGCCGATCAGCAGCGCGAAGGCCGTGAGCGGTCCTGCCTCGCCCTCGTCGACCGCCGCGACGCCGATGCCCGCCAGTGCGATCAGCATTCCCAACATGCGTACGCGGCCAGGGCGTTCACCCACGGCCACGAAGGCGAAGAGGGCTGTGAACACCGCCTGGACCTGGAGGACGAGGGAGGACATCCCCGCCGGCATCCCCGCGTCCATGCCGATGAACAGCAGGCCGAACTTGGCGACCCCCAGAACGAGTCCGACCCCCACGATCCACTTCCACGCGACCTTCGGCCGCCCCACGAAGAAGATCGCGGGCAGCGCCGCCACCAGGAAGCGCAGGGCCGAGAAGAGCAGCGGCGGGAAGTGGTCGAGGCCCACCTCGATGACGACGAAGTTGACGC from Streptomyces sp. BA2 encodes:
- a CDS encoding EamA family transporter, whose amino-acid sequence is MRPAHVLLAVLVAAVWGVNFVVIEVGLDHFPPLLFSALRFLVAALPAIFFVGRPKVAWKWIVGVGLVLGVAKFGLLFIGMDAGMPAGMSSLVLQVQAVFTALFAFVAVGERPGRVRMLGMLIALAGIGVAAVDEGEAGPLTAFALLIGAAACWGASNVLTRKASPPDPLNFMVWVSTVPVLPLLGLSLLFEGPTADLDALAALDWQGAGIIVYVAWITTVFGFGAWGHLLRHHPASTVAPFSLLVPVFGMSSAALVLDESVSALGWCAAALLVGGVSLTSLAGVRRGGSGADVRRGGSEAVTGSPAPGPGVRAAEPRPRTTASRTPSRASRPGAPR
- a CDS encoding Uma2 family endonuclease — protein: MDAPSAWAVLEGVNLPRGYRVEITEGKIIMTPHGESRWRVVLEAAPQIERQLASHGRILSDVMIDFPTSQYGYAPDLAIVAPGAERNSRDRFEWHSLEAVIEVVSRSSRDNDFAKKFHLYAECGIPLYVVIDPEDGVCTVHRGPTRTGSYEDEVKVPFGQDLVLPLQGRDITIATDGFPKAGDLG
- a CDS encoding bifunctional helix-turn-helix transcriptional regulator/GNAT family N-acetyltransferase, coding for MPYASDAPVHEIRAFNRFYTNLIGALDYSRQLYVPYTLTEARVLYELNHASHLDAADLRAELSLDAGYLSRLLGKLEKAGIVERAPSKRDPRRQRITLTVRGRETAALLDERSDEAVGSLLSTVPAAERPRLADAMRTVREILGGGKGGAGASRPLLREPGPGDLGWIVQRNAALYAAEFGFNTDYEGLVARIIADYAEDHDPHLERTWIAELDGRPVGCVMCVRDDAPGTARLRLLLVEPDARGHGIGDQLVGACVEFARGVGYREMVLWTNDILGAARAIYQRHGFVLVDEKPHRSFGVDLLGQDWQLRLAETP